From a region of the Solanum stenotomum isolate F172 chromosome 2, ASM1918654v1, whole genome shotgun sequence genome:
- the LOC125855978 gene encoding adenylate isopentenyltransferase 5, chloroplastic-like gives MVATRTEKSRLSIDLATHLRGEIINSDKMQAYKGLEIVTNKITHTEKQGVRHYLLVEIEPDSDFTAEDFCLQAIVYIEGIVDEVGQIFIPDAYYTKGIRRSIGFPEMDRYLSVETNIDEDDESKKMLLQSSIANIKLITRLLICHQLDKIHQLINEKMWLVHHIIPTDIFKGDTKKVVDEA, from the exons atggTAGCAACAAGAACAGAAAAATCCCGTCTCTCTATTGACCTTGCCACCCATTTAcgaggagaaataatcaactcggaCAAAATGCAAGCATATAAGGGACTTGAAATTGTTACAAACAAGATTACACATACTGAGAAACAAGGTGTACGACACTATTTGTTag TTgaaattgagccagattccGACTTCACAGCTGAAGATTTTTGTTTGCAAGCTATTGTCTACATAGAAG GGATAGTGGATGAGGTGGGACAAATTTTCATTCCAGATGCATATTACACCAAAGGAATCCGACGGTCCATTGGTTTCCCCGAAATGGACAGATACTTAAGTGTAGAAACAAATATAGACGaagatgatgaatcaaagaagatgcTTCTTCAATCATCCATTGCTAATATCAAGCTTATTACTCGTTTATTAATTTGTcaccaacttgacaagattcatcagttaataaatgagaaaatgtggttGGTCCATCATATTATTCCTACTGATATTTTCAAAGGAGATACAAAAAAAGTTGTTGACGAAGCATAG